The following proteins come from a genomic window of Pyxidicoccus sp. MSG2:
- a CDS encoding C45 family autoproteolytic acyltransferase/hydolase, producing the protein MTDHRMTSKLLGALLLSVGTLQAAPALAAPASPPTPIPVPNGGFEMAGGASAVPAFWTSKGQGKVSASSETKAEGAKGLAIESPQGGAETTVESEAMKLQVGQLYRLSAWVRTRGVQADPQARYPTAHGACVSMKSFPFTNCTPAPATEGGTRVSALFFATQSSDRVQLHLGRNGKATGTAWFDDVRLEKVDDITAYVPMESVRWAGKGFRYDEGGWIYVHIEGEPYERGQQLGELTGAEIVSYIEKLGIQKDKTDAVKGWNHARLLADALFLRKYDAEYLEEMKGIADGANKAGAKFKDRELDLVDIVTLNSAVDAGQLEEANRATATPLSGRTYLKAEDEAERAGKGDHCSSFVATKSATKDGRAIIGQIFMWSGYTGVHWDVMLDVQPTKGHRFVMQTFPGGIHSGSDWYVNAAGIVIGETTVGQTPFDMNGSPQSNRIRKAAQYASSIDDVARILKDGNNGLYSNDWTMADAKTDEGACFLLGTKKTRLWRTGSKGNASDTPGNLKDFIWANNNTRDPEVRKEYVPNPDNAPVDLAFNTWNRDIAFQEYYAKYGNKGFDLDSATRMMASTPINRPHACDGKVTTSEMAEKLMFLAHYGKTTLREKMIGSRFMPDLPGAIPHLSLGYTTFSPIFVADKLKEAHKTWKAPEEPAAPKRDLAKVKDAVGFDKSLLWANTVFPSTDGDNWLSSGTAAYWKLLKDLPEGSDKAFEQQRDALSELNARYLFVTSREQDVVPVTAKTDYGRYGTYLVPRIKGTFALHQLRLLLGNKDFSKAMGAVHARYANKDITTADFKRTVLEATNKDVGAFVAQWLDRTGLPQPRIRATAAQVKDGYETTLKVEQPGSRPWHFVTLVEVKTAKGSTLERVEVKSANETFTFRTAEAPVRVVFNASNDIPVPRERFQVMGNQTDAFDKLLLVHGTARQTESMRTLALGYRDVLADLFTEVLPPVKPDGEVSDKELAERDLVLFGGAEDNAVLARLAEEKKLPVELGRRYFRWQGKTYGSPDDGLALALPNPWNPKRAMYLYVANSGLQLWQMTHAWQRNLQGWARFSGTDVSAKGFHDVESLSQDVTVTPAQPAPVPVQPPATPPGPPAPKLGMLVR; encoded by the coding sequence ATGACCGACCACCGCATGACGTCGAAGCTCCTCGGCGCGCTCCTGCTCTCCGTGGGCACGCTCCAAGCGGCACCCGCCCTGGCGGCGCCCGCGTCCCCTCCGACTCCCATCCCCGTGCCCAACGGAGGCTTCGAGATGGCGGGAGGCGCCTCGGCGGTGCCCGCCTTCTGGACGTCGAAGGGGCAGGGCAAGGTGTCCGCCTCGTCCGAGACGAAGGCGGAGGGCGCGAAGGGCCTGGCCATCGAAAGCCCACAGGGTGGCGCGGAGACCACCGTCGAGTCCGAGGCGATGAAGCTCCAGGTGGGCCAGCTCTACCGGCTCAGCGCCTGGGTGCGCACACGCGGCGTGCAGGCGGACCCGCAGGCCCGCTATCCCACGGCGCACGGCGCCTGCGTGTCGATGAAGAGCTTCCCCTTCACCAACTGTACGCCCGCCCCGGCCACGGAGGGCGGCACCCGCGTGTCGGCGCTCTTCTTCGCCACCCAGTCCTCGGACCGCGTGCAGCTGCACCTGGGCCGCAACGGCAAGGCCACCGGCACCGCGTGGTTCGACGACGTGCGCCTGGAGAAGGTGGACGACATCACCGCCTATGTGCCCATGGAGTCCGTGCGCTGGGCCGGCAAGGGCTTCCGCTACGACGAAGGTGGGTGGATCTACGTCCACATCGAGGGCGAGCCGTATGAGCGCGGCCAGCAGCTCGGCGAGCTCACGGGCGCGGAAATCGTCAGCTACATCGAGAAGCTCGGCATCCAGAAGGACAAGACGGACGCGGTGAAGGGGTGGAACCACGCGCGGCTGCTCGCGGACGCGCTCTTCCTGCGCAAGTACGACGCTGAGTACCTGGAGGAGATGAAGGGCATCGCCGACGGTGCCAACAAGGCCGGCGCGAAGTTCAAGGACCGCGAGCTGGACCTGGTGGACATCGTCACCCTCAACTCGGCGGTGGACGCGGGCCAGTTGGAAGAGGCGAACCGCGCCACGGCGACGCCGCTGTCCGGCCGCACCTACCTGAAGGCGGAGGACGAGGCCGAGCGCGCCGGCAAGGGCGACCACTGCTCCTCGTTCGTGGCCACGAAGTCCGCGACGAAGGACGGGCGCGCCATCATCGGGCAGATCTTCATGTGGAGCGGCTACACCGGCGTCCACTGGGACGTGATGCTGGACGTGCAGCCGACGAAGGGTCACCGCTTCGTGATGCAGACCTTCCCGGGCGGCATCCACAGCGGCTCGGACTGGTACGTCAACGCCGCGGGCATCGTCATCGGCGAGACGACGGTGGGGCAGACGCCGTTCGACATGAATGGCTCGCCGCAGAGCAACCGCATCCGCAAGGCGGCGCAGTACGCGTCCAGCATCGACGACGTGGCGCGCATCCTGAAGGACGGGAACAACGGCCTCTACAGCAACGACTGGACGATGGCGGACGCTAAGACGGACGAGGGCGCCTGCTTCCTGCTCGGCACGAAGAAGACGCGGCTGTGGCGCACGGGCAGCAAGGGCAACGCCTCGGACACGCCGGGCAACCTGAAGGACTTCATCTGGGCGAACAACAACACGCGCGACCCGGAGGTGCGCAAGGAGTACGTGCCCAACCCGGACAACGCCCCGGTGGACCTGGCCTTCAACACGTGGAACCGGGACATCGCCTTCCAGGAGTACTACGCGAAGTACGGCAACAAGGGCTTCGACCTGGACAGCGCCACCCGGATGATGGCCTCCACGCCCATCAACCGGCCGCACGCGTGTGACGGCAAGGTGACCACGTCCGAGATGGCCGAGAAGCTGATGTTCCTCGCCCACTACGGGAAGACGACGCTGCGCGAGAAGATGATTGGCAGCCGCTTCATGCCGGACCTGCCGGGCGCCATCCCGCACCTGTCGCTGGGCTACACGACGTTCAGCCCCATCTTCGTCGCGGACAAGCTGAAGGAAGCGCACAAGACCTGGAAGGCGCCCGAGGAGCCCGCCGCGCCGAAGCGGGACCTGGCCAAGGTGAAGGACGCCGTCGGCTTCGACAAGTCGCTCCTGTGGGCGAACACGGTGTTCCCGTCCACGGACGGCGACAACTGGCTGTCCAGCGGCACGGCGGCCTACTGGAAGCTGCTGAAGGACCTGCCCGAGGGCTCGGACAAGGCCTTCGAGCAGCAGCGGGACGCGCTGTCGGAGCTGAACGCGCGCTACCTCTTCGTCACGTCGCGTGAGCAGGACGTGGTGCCGGTGACGGCGAAGACGGACTACGGCCGCTATGGCACGTACCTGGTGCCGCGCATCAAGGGCACCTTCGCGCTGCACCAGCTCCGGCTGCTGCTGGGCAACAAGGACTTCAGCAAGGCGATGGGCGCGGTGCACGCGCGCTACGCGAACAAGGACATCACCACGGCGGACTTCAAGCGCACCGTGCTGGAGGCCACCAACAAGGACGTGGGCGCCTTCGTCGCGCAGTGGCTGGACCGCACGGGCCTGCCCCAGCCGCGCATCCGCGCCACGGCCGCGCAGGTGAAGGACGGCTACGAGACGACGCTGAAGGTGGAGCAGCCGGGCTCGCGCCCGTGGCACTTCGTCACGCTGGTGGAGGTGAAGACGGCGAAGGGCTCCACGCTGGAGCGCGTGGAGGTGAAGAGCGCGAACGAGACGTTCACCTTCCGCACGGCCGAGGCGCCGGTGCGCGTGGTGTTCAACGCGTCCAACGACATCCCCGTGCCGCGCGAGCGCTTCCAGGTGATGGGCAACCAGACGGACGCCTTCGACAAGCTGCTGCTGGTGCACGGCACGGCACGGCAGACGGAGTCCATGCGCACGCTGGCGTTGGGCTACCGCGATGTGCTGGCGGACCTCTTCACGGAGGTGCTGCCGCCGGTGAAGCCGGACGGCGAGGTGTCGGACAAGGAGCTGGCGGAGCGCGACCTGGTCCTCTTCGGCGGCGCGGAGGACAACGCGGTGCTGGCGCGGCTGGCCGAGGAGAAGAAGCTCCCGGTGGAGCTGGGCCGGCGCTACTTCCGCTGGCAGGGGAAGACGTACGGGAGCCCGGATGACGGCCTGGCGCTGGCGCTGCCCAACCCGTGGAACCCGAAGCGGGCCATGTACCTGTACGTGGCCAACAGCGGCCTCCAGCTCTGGCAGATGACGCACGCGTGGCAGCGCAATCTGCAGGGGTGGGCGCGCTTCTCTGGCACCGACGTGAGCGCGAAGGGCTTCCATGACGTGGAGTCGCTGTCGCAGGACGTGACGGTGACTCCGGCGCAGCCGGCGCCGGTGCCGGTGCAGCCGCCCGCGACGCCGCCGGGGCCTCCGGCGCCGAAGCTCGGCATGCTCGTGCGGTGA